Proteins encoded by one window of Puntigrus tetrazona isolate hp1 chromosome 17, ASM1883169v1, whole genome shotgun sequence:
- the znf292a gene encoding zinc finger protein 292a isoform X1, which produces MAEEEGNATEVVALRHKFRDLISELKRSSGSTLDASDSFCQDFCQVLMHHGCQWRPDEDPLPLLEMYTVAIMCCAEASPFLSPECEHVTDVLEKLSWSCLNLLLSFSEQIPGALWEEFRSSVKMAHGILQAHGNSQLHTLLTLAEENGVWSNATLCSVLSSDIANVQKVHEFLSREGPELLHMRIKHLMKQKHTEKAARLAKTCAEFPEFGGKKNFKQIYLVCLCEIKPQEELMQEIKEVDCKEALDMICNLESEEEEKGALSLCTAFFKRQLLSGEAYCAWELTLFWSKLLIRLESKQAFLEQCRLLARLSGSVYHILLLIKVIQAEVEKGGLSVCIEMCIQALKMGDNDNEGCNISICKTISCLLPLDLEVKQACQLTEFLIKPSLDSYYAVETLFNEPDQKLEQDDPPILNSLRCDLLLALKTKWPFDPEFWDWKTLKRQCLALMGQEAAAILSTDKFTDSEDNEVHDLDEKYFRHLHFTHSPTYELGEVEEERKKKKETKKIKERGFVSARFRNWQAYMQYCVLCDKEFLGHRIVKHALKHVQDGIFRCPICAETFETRAILEPHVASHVKQSCKERLAAMGVSKKRPISDTKLTPTSSTSSRADEHYSKEEHYGKMMVKVSQGTVCNNLYASDGSPITNVKSKIKSSSAKQGNPIRDVNNTELCSCPVTSCQKVFKYFRNLVAHVKAHKNEQEATNFLEIQSQKALCQYCHRQFVNVTHLNDHLQMHCGEKPYFCIQLGCNCSFSSHAELLVHRKEHAEFKAQCAYPNCERIFNETYLLYDHEAQHYMSFACKSRNCDKVFYTLSELHLHQKGHIKQDRSAVDVGSPSQLELPASTCPALELPPSQIQEVSQESTPAEIKNIVENLNNAHDSTEQPKHLVPGTAQLTVSTNDSQMNSTQPDGAKTSPCLGITKQSHLESCFVKLQPIPIKCNDPMYLTALKEADSETQTLLKDKKLFSYPQSRLEPSTLKSSPSVKKANREEDLTHVCPFETCTRKYSTSKSLSRHVKNVHSEAFEEWKLSKKYKRIAEIAAKKSSEHTTASSLIPKWTSRSKQTEHTALMDSVIQSPSSAFSSHDSMQSSSAKFCSQLENTQSATSPNQAGLMQLPITQTWEAPSMENLDSGFSAHDPYRSAILSDNQHTNPSYHSDTVLNYASPSTYNDIVPLSVNSHTPSSVMNEASKYVSSSLRVLHALNSDQTCDLSQVEPSVNPGFSQMEQNHLNDISISTGLVQTESLSEHNVSLFFSTLPSEESPVSVQPLANSSKDISTDSTDALFSSDIKCMSNLLNPQFKESGEDFFGADPLTDEKSPEDFCNHELSQEGTEGITSDDQSISGLGETGKSKKIKSSKRTKWPAIIQDGKVICCRCYREFSSTKSLGGHLSKRSQCKPVDEIDLTADLPVSFLDFLNDPDISTVQMPLPTNDIHEHNHKSCIYAPSEANIFNGDTLTGVHSTDSPQNTNMPSQEPSEMTNLDYSFFHPPVTNTTTQIKTEAEIAPANTGEDGKITEIERALQRLDLVDMLSQDKSASASTNLHDLSSEAVTRNDKCPTIKDPAQNEQKFVLKPFRCKEGCVYGAMTKEALFKHLSRVHDYSEERINEMKKNPDKFAPYNCHLCSKTFTRTTGLKIHYKNVHHFSKEEMSGLKIGLGFRKIRKSTENLSETAHTSLVSSQGKDSELPQSQITTNLTVTSVDSNVKRKASVNAKRKSKCPTKSSVSVASTDTSRTVEEPQKSVVNLEVVSATNIKREGPSLSEESRFNELNVPGVFAAQELSGASPYLFDALNAPDKTEYATPQSNREIETNIETNSNVMVDLKEKAKIPVDNMNFGDSSDAQIMYRPYRCVHEGCVAAFSIQQNLILHYRAMHQSECDDKTRAKETDGVVQVQEYRCQVKQCSKVVPKVTSLLKHYLLLHRCTLEKASALLSGVEVGTFQCDQSKCSAHFTCHLKYIDHIKNDHKAIKVSADGDFESVDLTFRCQFEGCDRVYTTKSNLLRHLMKKHDATFETMKEKQENGIRDDVQAKKLSAGSNNGKENIANNNIKMKKKILKKKEDKAQNHWVTVEKPALKSTDEASALCNERLPLQYPCMIESCDSVMSAEHSIIKHYTTHGFTERYIEDRRSQFIFCKKSNEMPRADNTSKHVEVVETVLDGDQTENSKVSFQDVGPEPATEVTVNEGFASTTMPVIKRKRGRPRKSECRNKISVERKQSLRNCSAEHVKCLLKVSGSILNSSNSQGNHVENEVALKLYSPSEFETSVLKFSEDSLSNPSKRQRTLQPIMPERDQVQCIVNFRNPLKIETVKNVKIVMYENLSTSSELLLRQLQDMQPMVILTKGLHS; this is translated from the exons GAGCTGTCTGAATCTTCTGTTGTCATTCTCTGAGCAAATCCCTGGTGCCTTATGGGAAGAGTTTCGATCTTCTGTCAAG ATGGCTCATGGCATTCTTCAGGCGCATGGAAACTCACAACTTCACACCCTGTTGACTCTAGCAGAGGAGAATGGTGTGTGGTCCAACGCCACGCTGTGTAGCGTTCTCTCAAGTGATATCGCTAATGTACAGAAAG TCCATGAGTTTTTATCTCGAGAAGGACCTGAACTGCTTCACATGCGTATAAAGCACCTAATGAAACAGAAGCATACGGAAAAGGCTGCAAGACTAGCCAAGACATGCGCAGAGTTTCCAGAATTTGGAGGCAAAAAGAACTTCAAACAAATCTACCTCGTATGTCTGTGTGAAATAAAGCCACAAGAAGAACTTATGCAAGAG ATAAAGGAGGTAGACTGCAAAGAGGCTCTGGACATGATTTGTAATTTAGAGTCTGAGGAAGAGGAAAAGGGAGCTCTCAGTCTTTGTACGGCATTCTTCAAGCGCCAGCTTCTCAGTGGTGAAGCTTATTGTGCCTG GGAGCTGACGCTGTTTTGGAGTAAACTTCTTATACGGCTCGAATCAAAACAGGCCTTTTTGGAGCAATGCAGACTGTTAGCACGCCTCTCTGGGAGTGTGTACCATATTCTGCTCCTCATCAAAGTCATTCAGGCTGAG GTTGAGAAAGGTGGACTTTCAGTGTGCATCGAAATGTGCATTCAAGCACTAAAAATGGGAGACAATGATAATGAGGGCTGCAATATCTCTATCTGCAAAACAATCTCTTGTTTGCTGCCTTTAGACTTGGAAGTAAAACAGGCTTGTCAACTCACCGAGTTCCTGATAAAGCCATCTTTGGATTCTTATTACGCTGTTGAGACTCTCTTCAATGAGCCTGACCAAAAGCTTGAGCAGGATGATCCACCGATTCTAAATTCACTACGCTGTGACCTGTTGTTGGCCTTAAAGACTAAGTGGCCTTTCGATCCAGAGTTCTGGGACTGGAAAACCCTAAAACGTCAATGCCTTGCTTTGATGGGTCAGGAGGCAGCAGCTATATTGTCCACTGACAAATTTACTGACAGTGAAGACAATGAAGTCCATGACCTTGACGAGAAATATTTCAGACATCTGCATTTTACCCATAGTCCTACATATGAACTTGGTGAGGTTGAAGAAGaacgaaaaaagaaaaaggaaacgAAGAAGATAAAGGAGAGGGGATTTGTTTCTGCTCGATTCCGCAATTGGCAAGCCTATATGCAgtattgtgttttgtgtgataAAGAGTTCCTTGGACACAGGATTGTGAAGCATGCATTGAAGCATGTCCAAGATGGAATTTTCCGTTGTCCGATATGTGCTGAGACTTTTGAAACTAGAGCAATTCTAGAGCCTCATGTGGCATCACATGTGAAACAGTCATGTAAGGAGCGCCTTGCTGCTATGGGTGTGAGCAAGAAGCGTCCTATTTCTGACACCAAGTTAACACCAACTAGCAGTACTTCGAGCAGAGCAGATGAGCACTACAGCAAAGAAGAGCACTACGGCAAAATGATGGTGAAAGTTAGCCAAGGGACAGTTTGCAATAATTTGTATGCTTCGGACGGTAGTCCCATCACAAATGTGAAAAGTAAAATTAAGTCGTCCTCCGCAAAACAGGGCAACCCTATTCGTGATGTTAACAACACTGAACTTTGTTCGTGCCCTGTTACAAGTTGTCAGAAAGTTTTTAAGTACTTTAGGAATTTGGTTGCACATGTTAAGGCCCACAAAAATGAGCAGGAAGCAACAAATTTCCTGGAAATACAGAGCCAGAAGGCTTTGTGCCAATATTGTCACCGCCAGTTTGTTAATGTGACCCATCTTAATGATCACTTGCAGATGCATTGTGGTGAGAAGCCATATTTTTGCATTCAGCTTGGATGTAACTGCAGCTTTTCCTCTCATGCTGAGCTTCTGGTACACAGAAAAGAACATGCTGAATTTAAGGCACAGTGTGCATATCCGAACTGTGAGAGAATATTCAACGAGACGTACTTGCTGTATGATCATGAAGCGCAGCACTACATGTCGTTCGCCTGCAAAAGTCGGAATTGTGACAAGGTTTTCTACACCCTGTCTGAGCTACATTTGCATCAGAAAGGACACATAAAGCAGGACCGCTCTGCTGTTGATGTGGGCTCACCTTCTCAACTGGAATTACCAGCTTCGACTTGTCCTGCCTTAGAGTTGCCTCCAAGCCAAATTCAAGAGGTTTCTCAAGAGTCTACCccagcagaaataaaaaacatagtTGAAAACTTAAACAACGCTCATGACTCCACAGAACAGCCTAAGCACCTTGTACCAGGAACAGCTCAGTTGACAGTAAGTACAAATGATTCCCAAATGAATTCTACTCAGCCTGATGGAGCGAAGACATCTCCTTGTCTTGGGATAACAAAGCAATCGCATCTTGAATCATGCTTTGTAAAACTGCAGCCTATTCCCATCAAATGTAATGATCCAATGTATTTAACTGCTCTAAAGGAAGCTGACAGTGAAACTCAAACACTCTTGAAAGacaaaaaattgttttcttaCCCACAGAGTCGGCTTGAGCCTTCAACACTGAAGTCATCTCCCTCTGTGAAAAAAGCCAACAGAGAAGAAGATTTGACTCATGTGTGTCCATTCGAAACCTGCACACGGAAATACAGCACCTCAAAAAGTTTATCGAGACATGTCAAAAATGTTCATTCGGAGGCCTTCGAGGAGTGGAAGCTGTCGAAGAAGTATAAACGGATTGCAGAAATTGCTGCAAAAAAATCTTCTGAGCATACCACTGCTAGTTCTCTGATACCAAAATGGACAAGCCGATCCAAACAAACAGAACATACTGCATTGATGGACTCAGTGATTCAAAGTCCTTCTTCTGCTTTTTCCAGTCACGATAGTATGCAGTCTTCAAGTGCCAAGTTTTGTTCTCAGCTTGAAAACACTCAAAGTGCAACATCGCCAAACCAGGCAGGTCTGATGCAGTTACCAATAACTCAGACATGGGAAGCACCCTCAATGGAAAATTTGGATTCAGGTTTTTCTGCTCATGATCCTTACCGCAGTGCGATTTTATCTGACAACCAACACACAAACCCATCATACCATTCTGACACAGTCTTAAATTACGCATCTCCTTCAACTTACAATGACATCGTCCCGCTTTCTGTGAATTCCCACACACCCTCCAGTGTAATGAACGAAGCCTCAAAATACGTGTCCAGCTCTCTTAGAGTACTGCATGCACTTAACAGCGATCAGACTTGTGACTTGTCACAGGTTGAGCCTAGCGTTAATCCTGGATTCAGTCAAATGGAACAAAACCATCTCAATGATATTTCCATCAGCACTGGTTTGGTGCAAACAGAATCTTTGTCAGAACACAATGTCAGCCTATTTTTTTCAACTTTGCCTTCCGAGGAAAGTCCTGTTTCAGTGCAGCCACTGGCAAATTCAAGCAAAGACATCAGCACTGATAGTACCGACGCATTATTCTCATCAGATATCAAATGTATGTCAAATCTTTTAAACCCTCAATTTAAAGAATCGGGAGAAGATTTCTTTGGTGCTGACCCCCTGACTGATGAGAAAAGTCCAGAAGACTTTTGTAATCATGAACTGTCACAGGAAGGAACAGAAGGAATCACTTCAGATGACCAGAGCATTTCAGGTTTAGGAGAAACTGGGaaatccaaaaaaattaaatcatctAAGAGAACAAAATGGCCTGCTATAATACAGGATGGGAAGGTCATTTGCTGCAGGTGCTATAGAGAGTTTTCAAGCACAAAGTCACTAGGAGGTCATTTATCGAAACGTTCTCAGTGCAAACCTGTAGATGAAATTGATCTCACTGCTGATTTACCGGTGTCATTTCTTGATTTTCTGAATGATCCTGACATTTCGACAGTGCAAATGCCTCTCCCTACGAATGACATACATGAGCACAATCACAAATCCTGCATCTATGCACCCTCAGAAGCAAATATCTTTAATGGGGACACTTTAACAGGCGTGCACAGCACTGACAGCCCCCAGAACACTAATATGCCCTCTCAAGAACCCTCTGAAATGACTAACCTAGACTACAGTTTCTTCCATCCACCTGTAACAAACACAACCACACAAATCAAAACTGAAGCTGAAATCGCCCCTGCAAATACTGGTGAAGATGGCAAAATCACAGAAATTGAAAGGGCACTACAGCGTCTTGATTTAGTCGACATGCTTAGTCAGGACAAAAGTGCATCTGCAAGCACTAACCTGCATGATCTGAGCTCCGAAGCCGTCACCAGAAATGATAAGTGTCCCACAATTAAAGATCCTGCACAAAACGAGCAgaaatttgttttaaagccCTTTAGGTGTAAAGAAGGCTGTGTTTATGGAGCAATGACAAAAGAAGCTTTATTTAAACACCTTAGCCGTGTACATGATTACAGTGAGGAAAggataaatgaaatgaagaaaaacccTGACAAATTTGCACCTTACAACTGTCATCTGTGTTCTAAAACATTTACCAGAACCACAGGCCTTAAAATTCACTACAAAAATGTCCACCATTTTTCAAAAGAGGAAATGTCTGGCTTGAAAATCGGCCTTGGTTTTAGGAAGATCAGAAAATCTACAGAAAATCTGTCAGAAACTGCACACACCAGTCTCGTCAGCAGCCAGGGAAAAGACTCAGAACTGCCTCAGTCTCAAATTACTACAAATCTGACAGTTACCTCTGTTGATTCCAATGTTAAACGAAAAGCCAGCGTCAATgccaaaagaaaaagtaaatgcCCCACTAAAAGCTCTGTTTCTGTTGCCAGCACTGACACCTCCAGGACTGTGGAAGAACCACAAAAAAGTGTAGTAAATCTTGAAGTGGTTTCAGCTACAAATATAAAACGAGAAGGCCCCTCCCTGAGTGAAGAGAGTcgttttaatgaattaaatgtgcCAGGTGTATTTGCAGCGCAAGAGCTTAGTGGTGCAAGTCCGTATCTCTTTGATGCACTTAATGCTCCAGACAAAACAGAATATGCAACTCCACAATCTAACAGAGAAATTGAGACAAATATTGAGACAAATTCAAATGTGATGGTTGATCTTAAAGAGAAAGCTAAAATTCCAGTAGACAATATGAATTTTGGTGATTCAAGTGATGCTCAAATTATGTACCGTCCATACCGATGTGTGCATGAAGGATGTGTGGCTGCCTTTTCAATCCAACAAAATCTTATTCTCCATTATAGGGCTATGCATCAATCAGAATGTGATGACAAAACCCGTGCTAAAGAAACTGACGGAGTTGTCCAAGTGCAGGAATACAGATGCCAAGTCAAACAATGCTCGAAAGTAGTGCCGAAAGTTACCAGTTTGTTGAAACACTATCTTTTACTCCACAGATGCACGTTGGAAAAGGCAAGTGCGTTGTTATCCGGTGTTGAGGTGGGCACGTTTCAATGTGACCAGTCAAAATGTTCTGCTCACTTCACGTGTCATTTGAAGTACATTGATCATATCAAAAATGATCACAAAGCAATAAAGGTTTCAGCAGATGGGGACTTCGAGAGCGTGGACCTCACGTTCAGATGTCAGTTTGAAGGTTGTGACCGGGTATATACAACCAAGTCAAACCTACTTCGACACCTCATGAAGAAACATGATGCCACTTTTGAAACCATGAAAGAGAAACAAGAAAATGGGATTAGGGATGATGTTCAGGCAAAAAAGTTAAGTGCGGGTTCCAACAATGGGAAAGAGAATATTGcaaataacaacataaaaatgaagaagaagattttgaaaaagaaagaggacAAGGCCCAGAACCATTGGGTGACGGTAGAAAAGCCTGCTCTTAAATCCACCGATGAAGCATCTGCTCTGTGCAATGAAAGGCTTCCTTTACAGTACCCGTGCATGATTGAGAGTTGTGATTCAGTGATGAGTGCTGAGCAcagtataataaaacattacaccacTCATGGTTTCACAGAACGGTACATTGAGGATCGGAGAAGCCAGTTCATATTTTGCAAGAAAAGCAATGAGATGCCCAGAGCAGATAATACATCAAAACATGTTGAGGTTGTGGAAACGGTCTTGGATGGGGATCAAACAGAGAATTCAAAGGTCAGTTTTCAAGATGTAGGCCCAGAGCCCGCAACGGAGGTTACAGTTAATGAAGGTTTCGCTTCCACAACCATGCCAGTAATCAAACGGAAAAGGGGTCGTCCACGAAAGTCCGAATGTAGAAACAAAATCAGTGTCGAGAGAAAACAAAGTCTTCGGAACTGCTCTGCTGAGCACGTCAAATGTTTGCTGAAAGTCTCAGGATCCATATTGAACTCGTCAAACTCTCAAGGGAACCATGTAGAAAATGAAGTTGCACTAAAACTTTATAGCCCTTCAGAGTTTGAGACATCCGTCCTGAAGTTCAGCGAAGACTCTCTATCCAATCCATCAAAACGTCAGCGAACACTTCAACCAATCATGCCAGAGAGAGATCAAGTCCAGTGCATTGTTAATTTCAGAAATCCACTAAAGATCGAGACTGTGAAGAATGTTAAAATTGTTATGTATGAAAACCTATCCACTTCTTCTGAACTTCTGCTAAGGCAACTTCAAGATATGCAGCCTATGGTTATCCTGACAAAGGGGCTGCACAGTtga